DNA sequence from the Microcebus murinus isolate Inina chromosome 18, M.murinus_Inina_mat1.0, whole genome shotgun sequence genome:
CTGGCCTCTACTTCGTCACTTCTGCTTCCTACCACCTGGAAGAGCCCATTGAGCCCCTCCCCCAAGAGCTCACAGAACTGTGCACGGCCAGGAGTCCCCAGCTGCACAAGGCTCATAGCAGAACATGAGACATACCAGAGGCCCaaaacgaggaaactgaggcggaAGGCTTTCTCCTCCATCTCCCTAACATTGTTTGACCTCCTCCTGGCCCACGAATAGGCCTCCACACCTTATTTCCAGCACCAGGACTCTGTTAATTTCTGTGTCCTTGAAGGTCCCTCTCTAAGGACTCTCTACCTGTTCGACTGCTTCCAAAGCAGCCAGAGCTGGTGTTGCCCCTGGCGGGGAGGGGGAACAGATGGCAGGCTGGCAGAAACgcagagggagggacagaaaggCCTGTCACTCCTCATGTGAGAGATGGAGCATGGGGTAGACCCCTCTAACCTGGCTCCTCTGGTTTCCCACTGCCtggctccttctcttcctctgggGCCTAACACTCCCCTCCTCTCTAGAATTCCTCATGGAGCAACCCTCGTCCACTCTGTTTCCCAGAATTAGATTTGCAGATTCAGATTCCACTATATACACATCTTATTTCATCCCAACGACATCTTAGAGATaaggaaatgaggctcagagagaagtcTGATGCTTGCAGTATGAAATGAGGAGTCCATGCTCTTTCCTATGCTCTACAAAATCCCTGCACACCTGGCCAGTCACGGCTCCCTGCCACTCATCCCCACTCTACACCACTACCGCCACTGCCACCTCCCCACACCCTCTACCCCTGCCAAGCTGATATGCTTGCATTCCCCAAAACATGCCCTCTCATCTCCAAGTCTTTGCTCCTGATGTTCCACTGGCTAGAATACCCCCAGAATGTCCTGATGAATTCTCACTTTAAGACTCAAAAGTGTGCTCCACTGTTCCTACACTaggtgaggggcaggggctgtgtcctAATTGTATCTCTAGCCCTTCACATAGGGCCTGGCAAGGTTAAGGGCCCAATAAATATGTGCCCCTGGGCCCCATTTCACTAACTTATTAGGGTCCAGAGAGGTATGGTCAGCACTCGGATGTGGTATGGCCTAAAATGAGAATCCTCTTGCCCAGTCCTTGGCTGGGAAGTAGGTGACCTCTAGAACCCTGAGGGCATGAATGGTCTGCTGGGTTTCAGCCATTGGCACTAAAGAGTTTATTCAGTCGCTCAACAGTATATACTAGGCTTGTTGTGCTCTAAACAGTCTGCCAGGTGCTGAGGATCAAAGATGAAAGGAGAAATTAACTGGGAGGATATAGTTATGCTAAAACTTTAAGAACActctaaaaatctaaaagaaaaacaacagagggTTTAATCCCTGCTTCTGTCCAGGTGCAtgtgtggggaggggtgaggaacCGCGACCCCCCGCCCAGACGGAAGATTTAAGGGGGATTAGATCTCTAATCCCCGGGTTGGGTCTCGCTTTCAGGAAAGCCTGAATCCTAACCCGGACCCACACCTGGACCCATTGTTCTAATTCCCTGCATCGGGACGAGGGAATTATCGGTCGGGTTGGCAGCCCATTCGCCATCAAGTGGCCCCAGTGACATCTTGAAACCATTCTCCCCAGACTCAGGGGACCTCGCCGAGACAAGAGTCCCTACGACGAGCAACCGCCCCTCAGGAAAGTCTCAGGCGACCTTCTTAGAAGGTGCGACCCCTTTAAAGGAAGGAGGCCAGCGGGCGCGTGCTAGTGACCACAAAGGGCGCCACAAATCTCGAACTGGGAGCCTAGGTCCAGGTTAGACCCGCTGCCCGACTGCGCGCGCGGCGAAGAGCGCGGCCTCTGCAAGAGCACCGATGGGCTCCGCACCAAGGCGCAGGCGCCGATTGGCCGGTCCGGTCACTGGGCGGGGCCAAGTCTTAAAGGGACCGGGAGCTAAGCAAGACCGGAGGTGGAGGTGGCAGCTGCGAAACCCAGGGAGGGGATGCCATGTGACCTCATGTGGGTTTCTTTTAAACCTCTCTAACGCCCATACTCCGGTCTCAGGCCCATGGAACCCACAAGAGACTATCCACTGTTCGGGGGCGCCTTTTCCGCCATCCTCCCCCCCGGGGCCATTGATGTAAGGTGAGAAGGCCTGGGCGCCCGTGGAGGCCGACTGGGTGGGTTGCTGGAAGAAGCTGGGGTCAACCAGGGTCTGACTCCACTCCCTCCAGCGACCTCCGACCGGTCCCGGACAATCAAGAAGTTTTCTGCCATCCAGTGACGGACCAGAGCCTGATCGTGGAACTTCTGGAACTGCAGGCCCACGTGGGGGGCGAAGCTGCTGCGCGGTGAGGGAAGGGGCCCACGGCTGGCCAATGGGAGGGCCGGAGCCGAAGAAGTGGGCGGGGCCTGCGGCCGACGGTTAATAGGGCTAGGAGAACTCCAAGGGCTATATACTTACtatgcctcccccacccccttcccggGAAGTGAGCGATGCCTAGGACTTTAAAGATGCCCCTCTTTGACCCTACTTTCCCACCCCAGGTACCACTTTGAGGACGTTGGCGGGGTGCAGGGGGCTCGGGCTGTGCAAGTGGAATCTGTGCGGCCTCTCAGTTTGGAGAACCTGGCCCTGAGGAGCTGCTGTCAAGAAGCCTGGGTCCTCTCAGGCAAGCAGCAGGTAGCTAAGGAAAACCAGCAGGTGAGGGGCCAGCAGTGCAGGATGTCTTGGAAGGGTGAGGAGGGTGACCCTACGGATCCAGGTAAACATCCTCACTCTGGTCCCTTTAGGTAGCAAAGGATGTGACGCTGCATCAGGCGTTGTTGCGGCTGCATCAGTACCAGACTGATCTCCTGCTCACCTTCAATCAGCCCCCgtaaggaagaaggaaagggcgGGTGTCTCTGGACTCGGTCCCCAGGAGAATTGGGCTGGGAGGGGCACAACAGGGAGATTGGCTGGTGGGTTCTCCATCTGGAGTGGGCCAGAGATTTAGGGTCACAGATACCTCAAGCCTGGATGatattctctctcactctcttcccccaCATCAAGCCCTGATAACAGGTCATCCCTTGGCCCTGAAAATCTGTCACCTCCACCCTGGAGCCTGGGTGACTTTGAACAGCTGGTGGCCAGTCTGACCCTTCATGATCCCAACATCTTTGGTCCCCAGTAAAGATGCTGAAACACTGCATGATGCTGCTGAGGACTTCAGGACCCAGTTCTGTGAGGGGGAAAAAGAGGTTGAATATCTGGGTATCCTCTTATTTCTTCCCTGTCCATAAACGTAAGACACCTCTCTGCAGAAATAAACTTGCTTTATAACCAACAtaatctctgtgcctttgcatcTAACAAGACACATAGGTTCCCCCAATTCCCTTTGGTCTTAGAGAAGGAGTAGTTTGAAGCTGCGTGTGGGAGCAGGAGGGACCCAAGGCTGGCAATGGAGAGGGAGGAAATACACTTTGGAGTGACTGGTTCAGCCCTGAGAGAGGGGGTATGAAGTATACAGGGGGATGGGTAGGGAAGGTTTAAAGCAACAtccaaggaagggagggaaactATGCCTTGTAGTGATTGAACCCTGAGAGCACAGATGAGGAGTGGTGTTGGCTGTCCCCTTTGGATGTATGAATGGTCACCTGGTCAGTAGTCAGTCACCAGGACATATTAGTGGAGGCACAAGTGTCCATGGAGTGCCGATTTGGTGGAGTGTGGGAGAGTGGCTGTTATTTAGTGTATGTGTAGTACAGGAAGCGCAGCTGGTCccagaaaaagagggagaggacAGTGTGGGGGCCAAGGCGGAAGTAGGAGGCACCTATACCCTTGTACATGCCAAAAATTCCCTCTGTCCGTGCTATCTGCAGCAGAGCATCCAGAATCCCCCGGTACATGAGGCCCTGAGAACACatcagaaagggagggagagcacAGGAAAGCTTGTCAGAGCCCACCAGGGACCTTGCCTCTGCAGACTGCATTTTAGGCTGTCCCACCAGCACCCACAATCTGCTTTCCCGCCCCCtgcttccctgcctgcctgcatCCCAGAGCACTTCCTtaccttgccctgtgcatctGTGGGCTGGTTGTAGAGCCTTGTGCTGGCCACATCAAAGGGTGTCATGGCCAGGACCACTGCAATGCCACTCACCATGGAAGCCGCCAGAGCCACCTTCCAACTCTGGGGAGGAAAGATCTAAATCGGGAGAAAGGAAGAGCTTTGTTAGTCAGCTAATCATTCAACCCCTAGGAACAGgacaggccctgccctgggaatACAGAGAGCTGGTAACACGGGGAGCTGACATTCCACAATTCTAACACAGTGTGACAACACAGTGAAGGAGGAAGGCCAGGGTGCCCCTTCTAGGAGGAAGTGACAGGAGAACTGTAGGAAGGGTATAAAGAGTCAATAACTCCCAAGCCCTCCTGCTGCTCCCTCACATTTGATGTTGGCACCATCCCCTCCAGGGCCCACCTCAACttgccctccccctgcccccacttccCAGACGGCCCCACCGCTTTCCTGGGCAGTACCTCCCACTGGCTCAAGAGGTCCTTGGTGGATGAGAAGGTACACAGCTGGGCAGAGGAACCGACGATGACTCGGGGCAGACCGCCCACGGCCCCACGAAACAACCCTACCACACCATGTTTCCGGCCAATCTCGTTTAGCGCCTGAAGCATGCCCTGGTGGGGGGAAGATCATGGGGGTGGGCTTCAGTCACCCCAGCCTCAGGGGCTGCCACCTCCTAACACTGCCAAGGATGGGTTCTTAACAGGTACCTGTTGTCCAGATAACCAATTCAATGTGGGCTTAGAGCCAGAATGTGGACCCTACCACCCCATtgtcccatccctccccaccccagaatAGGGGCAGGATATATGGAAGTGAGGACATTAGCAGGTCAGGAGAAATGAGCAGAAGATTAGAGGAACTGGGGTGGATGTTGGAAAGAGTATCTGGGTGGGCGTCAGGGGCAGATTGGGACTGAGCTGATGGGTTGGGCAGAGCAGTGACTGGGGCTGGAGCTGTTGGGTGCAGGCAGAAAGCTGGGGAGAAATGGGAGAGGACGGTAGGGACTCCAGCAGGTTGGGGAACCCTCACCTGGTGCTTATACTGGTGTCCTACAGCAATTTCTGAGGCTGCCTGTGCCTGTATGTGTGTCTTCACCTGGGAACAAGAGAGTATCACAACCTATGCCCCAGTGGCCTTCCTCTTGCCTCAGAGACCCAAATGCCTGAGCCCCTCACACTTCCTCTAGGCTGTTCAGCAATGAATATCCTTTTAATCTGATAATTATTGTTGTTCCTACTTAACAAATTGATCATGAGACTCTGTGTCCCTTGGCTCTAGTCCCAGGGGGATGGATCTCCTAGCACTTCAAGATACCCAACCCCCTCCACATCCTCCTTCCCTTGGAGCTAGAGTGGGGGTGGAGAGACTGGAGAATGGCAATATTTCCTAAGACTGTTCATGTTAGGCAAGACTTGCTTGTCCAGCCTCTCACGCCAGCTCCCTTTCCCAGACCAGATCTCTAGCTGCCACCTCGACCACGTTGTCAGACCCTGGGCAAAATTTGCTTTCCGGCCCCTAATCCCCATAAGGGCACATGGCTATCTAACTTTGGTGAGAACACTGTCCCTGAATCTCACACCCTGGGAGTGAGACTAGACTGCTTCTCCTACAGAACATACTGCCTCCCAGTCTCTTTTGCTCTTAGGAGCACTAGGCAGGGCCTAGTCCTAGCAGtaagcagctgtgtgaccttgatcaggtcacttcccctctctgggcctcaggctgTCAACCCTTCATCTATACCAGATAACTCAAAGGTGTAGATGGT
Encoded proteins:
- the RANGRF gene encoding ran guanine nucleotide release factor isoform X2, whose protein sequence is MEPTRDYPLFGGAFSAILPPGAIDVSDLRPVPDNQEVFCHPVTDQSLIVELLELQAHVGGEAAARYHFEDVGGVQGARAVQVESVRPLSLENLALRSCCQEAWVLSGKQQVAKENQQVAKDVTLHQALLRLHQYQTDLLLTFNQPPSSLGPENLSPPPWSLGDFEQLVASLTLHDPNIFGPQ
- the RANGRF gene encoding ran guanine nucleotide release factor isoform X1 yields the protein MEPTRDYPLFGGAFSAILPPGAIDVSDLRPVPDNQEVFCHPVTDQSLIVELLELQAHVGGEAAARYHFEDVGGVQGARAVQVESVRPLSLENLALRSCCQEAWVLSGKQQVAKENQQVAKDVTLHQALLRLHQYQTDLLLTFNQPPPDNRSSLGPENLSPPPWSLGDFEQLVASLTLHDPNIFGPQ
- the SLC25A35 gene encoding solute carrier family 25 member 35, whose protein sequence is MDFLMSGLAACGACVFTNPLEVVKTRMQLQGELQAPGTYQKHYRNVFHAFITIGRVDGLAALQKGLAPALLYQFLMNGIRLGTYGLAEAGGYMHTADGNFSHTRSAAVGGLAGILGAYLGSPIYMVKTHIQAQAASEIAVGHQYKHQGMLQALNEIGRKHGVVGLFRGAVGGLPRVIVGSSAQLCTFSSTKDLLSQWEIFPPQSWKVALAASMVSGIAVVLAMTPFDVASTRLYNQPTDAQGKGLMYRGILDALLQIARTEGIFGMYKGIGASYFRLGPHTVLSLFFWDQLRFLYYTYTK